A genomic segment from Garra rufa chromosome 5, GarRuf1.0, whole genome shotgun sequence encodes:
- the LOC141335724 gene encoding sperm-associated antigen 7 homolog, which produces MADLLGSILSSMEKPPTVHDQESRRKAREQAARLKKIEEDERRKKAEFRKKMEKEVSNFIQDSTLQKKKYDPMGKIERSILHDVAEVAGLTSFSFGEDEESRYVMLFKKEFAPSDEELEAYRKGEEWDPQKAEERRRLREQAALEMEEASRSRKRPASPNSNYRDKYSHLIGTSAAKDAAHTLEANQAYGCVPVANKRDTRSIEEAMNEIRAKKRQKKGEEEGAGSSA; this is translated from the exons ATGGCGGACCTCCTGGGCTCGATCTTGAGCTCGATGGAAAAGCCTCCAACCGTCCACGACCAAGAAAGCCGACGGAAAGCTAGAG AACAAGCAGCCCGACTGAAGAAGATTGAGGAGGATGAGAGGAGAAAGAAAGCAGAGTTTAGGAAAAAG ATGGAGAAGGAGGTGTCAAACTTCATTCAGGACAGCACACTGCAGAAGAAGAAATATGACCCCATGGGAAAGATCGAGAGAAGCATATT GCATGATGTGGCAGAGGTGGCTGGACTGACATCCTTTTCCTTCGGTgaggatgaggagagcagatacGTCATGCTGTTTAAAAAG GAGTTTGCACCATCAGATGAAGAACTAGAGGCTTATCGCAAAGGCGAGGAGTGGGACCCGCAGAAAGCTGAGGAGAGACGTCGGCTAAGG GAGCAGGCAGCGCTGGAGATGGAGGAGGCCAGTCGCTCTCGGAAGAGGCCTGCGTCGCCCAACTCAAACTACAGAGACAAATACAGCCATCTGATTGGAACATCTGCTGCTAAAGACGCCGCCCACACGCTTGAAGCCAACCAGGCATATGGCTGTG TCCCTGTGGCCAATAAGAGAGACACTCGCTCCATTGAGGAAGCCATGAACGAGATCAGAGCCAAGAAAAGACAGAAGAAAGGCGAAGAGGAAGGCGCCGGCAGCAGTGCGTGA
- the LOC141334605 gene encoding E3 ubiquitin-protein ligase RNF167-like: protein MACEGTLLSVSVLVLFCTMAPSPGQAYIYAHQSNMTSMLFEDLPALFGPPLPKDGLMGVLIEARPQNACTPIDPPPVSPTPSDPNSTTKYIVLIRRYDCNFDIKVLHAQQAGFSAAIVHNMYSNSLLSMGYSNDTIAEGIEIPSVFTSYYASQILRSFIIPEKGAYVILKPEFSFPLSYYLIPFTGVVGMIIIVMVIILIVRCVQHRKRLRKNRLSKEQLKKIPTHKFVKGDSYDVCAICLDEYEEGDKLRVLPCSHAYHCKCVDPWLTQTKKTCPVCKQRVTRPNPEYSESSDSDGESGPHEADEEEEGATSEADSERTPLLRPSNPASPASSSPPPTYASTVTEAASTTVTTSAQCLPHTPQPDVPLLGYDEYCSPVEDSEEGTDDEEGHPSDSDTTELIGRGAVRV from the exons ATGGCGTGTGAGGGGACGCTGCTGAGCGTTTCGGTTCTAGTCTTATTCTGCACTATGGCACCATCTCCTGGTCAGGCATATATATATGCG CATCAAAGTAACATGACCTCCATGCTGTTCGAAGACCTGCCCGCTCTCTTTGGCCCTCCTCTGCCAAAAGATGGCCTCATG ggTGTGCTGATTGAAGCTCGTCCTCAAAATGCATGCACACCTATAGATCCTCCGCCAGTTTCTCCCACACCCTCCGATCCCAACAGCACTACAAAATACATTGTTCTCATTCGACGCTATGACTGTAACTTTGACATCAAG gtgCTCCATGCACAGCAGGCTGGTTTCAGTGCAGCCATAGTTCACAACATGTACTCCAATTCACTTCTCAGTATGGGATACAGCAATG ACACCATCGCAGAGGGGATCGAGATTCCTTCTGTGTTCACAAGCTACTATGCCTCTCAGATACTGCGCAGCTTTATCATACCAGAGAAAGG GGCTTATGTGATTCTGAAGCCAGAGTTCTCCTTTCCTCTTTCCTACTATCTCATCCCCTTCACCGGAGTTGTTGGCATGATCATCATTGTCATGGTCATCATACTG ATTGTGCGGTGCGTGCAGCACAGGAAGAGACTTCGGAAAAACAGACTCTCCAAAGAACAGCTGAAGAAAATCCCCACTCACAAGTTTGTTaaag GTGATAGTTATGATGTGTGTGCGATCTGCCTCGATGAATACGAAGAGGGAGATAAGCTGAGAGTGCTGCCATGTTCACATG CTTACCACTGCAAGTGTGTGGACCCGTGGCTCACCCAAACTAAGAAAACCTGCCCCGTGTGCAAGCAACGCGTGACCCGTCCCAACCCAGAATACTCCGAATCCTCAGATTCCGACGGAGAGTCGGGTCCGCACGAGGCCGACGAGGAAGAGGAAGGAGCGACCAGCGAGGCCGACTCCGAACGTACGCCTCTCCTCCGGCCCTCCAACCCCGCGTCCCCCGCCTCCTCCAGCCCGCCGCCCACCTACGCCTCCACTGTTACAGAGGCAGCCTCCACTACGGTAACAACCTCCGCACAGTGCTTGCCGCACACACCGCAGCCCGACGTGCCCCTGCTGGGATACGACGAGTACTGCTCGCCCGTAGAGGACTCGGAAGAAGGCACCGATGACGAGGAGGGTCACCCCTCGGATAGCGACACCACAGAGCTTATCGGACGGGGCGCAGTACGAGTCTGA